A single uncultured Acetobacterium sp. DNA region contains:
- a CDS encoding YDG domain-containing protein — protein MRASKTYDGYTTAAITGHVGGILSNETPVNVVPVANFNDAIVGDNKTITASFNKTGGGNENYTVPAAYVYSTTGEIT, from the coding sequence GTGAGAGCGTCTAAAACCTATGACGGCTATACCACGGCCGCCATTACCGGTCACGTTGGCGGGATTCTTTCCAACGAAACTCCTGTCAATGTCGTCCCGGTGGCCAATTTCAACGATGCAATCGTTGGCGACAATAAAACGATTACGGCCAGCTTTAACAAGACTGGTGGGGGCAATGAAAATTATACTGTGCCGGCTGCCTATGTCTATTCAACTACTGGTGAAATCACCTGA
- a CDS encoding amidohydrolase family protein, with translation MSGSLASQETIDLITEKGVFVILTHYAVVCGARFADDDQYWVTSGATPAAKRKVRKYKDTLLETAANFANSEVKLVFGTDLGLHDYGVTGAQEFGEMVINGIIPVRALKAATSVAAEMLRRDDLGVLAPGKTADIIAVAGNPFADITVMEMVDFVMKAGKVYKSL, from the coding sequence TTGAGCGGCAGTCTGGCATCGCAAGAGACGATTGATCTGATTACCGAAAAAGGCGTTTTTGTGATCCTCACCCACTATGCCGTGGTTTGCGGAGCCCGGTTTGCTGATGATGACCAATATTGGGTCACCTCCGGTGCTACCCCGGCAGCGAAAAGAAAGGTCCGCAAATACAAGGACACCCTGCTGGAAACAGCCGCCAATTTTGCCAACAGCGAGGTTAAACTGGTGTTTGGCACCGATCTGGGACTCCACGACTACGGCGTCACCGGCGCCCAGGAGTTTGGGGAAATGGTGATCAATGGTATAATCCCGGTGCGGGCGTTGAAAGCCGCCACCAGTGTGGCCGCCGAAATGCTGAGGCGGGATGATCTCGGCGTGCTGGCCCCGGGCAAAACAGCGGATATCATCGCCGTTGCTGGCAATCCTTTTGCAGACATCACCGTGATGGAAATGGTGGATTTTGTGATGAAGGCCGGGAAGGTCTATAAATCGCTCTGA
- a CDS encoding leucine-rich repeat protein: MKSKLIYWCAFITLFLLCLPATALAADDLVGVAYRGHIQDLGDYPTDSSWVDSPAIIGTEGQSKRIEGFEIKLTGTIPDGMELHYNVHVQNKGWLYDENDVTNWPKDGDYAGTRGESLRIEAVKIVLTDSDGKPISGYSVQYRGHVQNVGDLPADENQWIKDGDQLGTVGSSLRLEALLVQVIKTQVEPVVYDKAGTYGPATGTEVINGDVFVKADGIKLRNLHINGDLYIGTEQVAEKAEEISADTINEDQITTKATGSITTELQNVYIAYFSRMSPGTGVNISGNPDQAFAFFLPGGTQFTAATSGGGPGAGAPMQITAGSSDGSAGGVSVGGPIGSLSLLTPDTHVSLLPGCQVQLFSVLMGAPNCGVITSPTALIQDLVVQGTGATFSGPGPIQHADIQANGASFATRPGAFTVAPGVATPPTMPALPSGGGDTPTQSQPVISPSGAVAFPITMTIFSQGADAIYYTTDGSDPTTAGAQNTTKVVGASAEISVTSNITLKAIATRSGYYDSAIASASCTVPVSTDSFARTAASDNTATFSWPAQTGATSVKVQQKPTAGTSWSDSTATASLDGNSTTATITGLTSLTAYDFRLLVTGGTTPGVSNTVSVTTPQSVTGVSVNPTTATVNIGATTQLAATVAPTDATDKEVSWSSGNEAVATVDNTGKVTAKTIGTATITVTTTDVSKTADCAVTVTYNPVTKLELDAVKVPFNGETPVTAITDDQYTGTVSWKDGDSTPVATDEKFDGTKAYTATITLDAKPSYGFTGSPAFTVTGADTVTQTIDSDKKSTTITAVYNAKDQFRITNGVLTAYSGPGGVVTIPASVTAIGTSAFENCKNLTAVTFTTPSTLQTIDDRAFEGCENLSTIEIPKNVETIGASAFYYCPKLATVTFAADSLLKTIGDSAFKGCFILSTIAIPKNVTIIDKNAFDSCGTLTSVEFAAGSQLTTIANAAFFSCHLTTITNIPAGVTISAALQTMGTNNSAGFITAYAKIGGTYTYDSNTHTWTKQP; the protein is encoded by the coding sequence ATGAAAAGCAAGCTTATTTACTGGTGTGCCTTTATCACACTGTTTTTGTTATGTCTGCCGGCAACGGCATTGGCTGCAGATGACCTGGTGGGGGTGGCCTATCGCGGGCACATCCAGGATTTGGGGGATTATCCCACTGACAGCAGCTGGGTGGACAGTCCGGCAATCATCGGTACTGAGGGTCAGTCCAAGCGGATTGAGGGGTTTGAAATCAAACTCACCGGAACCATTCCCGATGGAATGGAGCTGCACTATAACGTCCATGTTCAGAACAAAGGCTGGCTGTATGACGAGAATGATGTCACCAACTGGCCCAAAGATGGCGATTACGCCGGGACCCGGGGGGAAAGTCTGCGGATTGAAGCCGTTAAAATTGTCCTGACTGATAGTGATGGAAAACCAATTTCTGGCTATAGTGTCCAGTATCGGGGTCATGTTCAGAATGTTGGGGATCTGCCAGCCGATGAAAACCAGTGGATTAAAGACGGCGATCAGCTTGGGACGGTGGGGAGCTCGTTGCGGCTGGAAGCGCTGCTGGTGCAGGTTATCAAAACCCAGGTTGAACCGGTGGTTTATGACAAAGCCGGCACTTATGGGCCGGCAACCGGCACCGAGGTGATCAATGGTGACGTGTTCGTTAAAGCCGATGGGATAAAGCTCCGGAATCTTCACATCAATGGCGATCTGTACATCGGTACCGAACAAGTCGCTGAAAAGGCTGAAGAAATCTCAGCCGACACGATTAATGAAGACCAAATTACGACCAAAGCAACAGGTTCTATAACTACTGAATTACAAAATGTTTATATCGCGTATTTTTCCAGAATGTCGCCGGGAACGGGTGTCAATATTTCCGGAAATCCCGACCAAGCGTTCGCATTTTTCTTACCCGGTGGCACCCAATTCACGGCAGCTACTTCGGGTGGCGGCCCGGGAGCGGGTGCACCGATGCAAATCACGGCCGGTAGCAGTGACGGTTCTGCCGGTGGCGTTAGTGTTGGCGGCCCCATTGGCAGCCTTAGTTTACTGACTCCTGATACGCACGTCTCTTTATTACCAGGCTGCCAAGTGCAACTGTTCTCGGTTCTAATGGGGGCACCTAATTGCGGCGTCATAACCTCACCGACGGCCTTAATCCAAGACTTGGTTGTGCAAGGAACGGGAGCTACTTTCTCGGGTCCGGGGCCAATCCAACACGCGGATATTCAGGCCAATGGCGCCAGCTTTGCAACCCGTCCGGGTGCTTTTACCGTGGCACCGGGAGTTGCGACGCCGCCGACTATGCCAGCACTGCCTTCAGGCGGGGGGGATACACCTACCCAATCACAACCAGTCATCAGCCCATCCGGGGCAGTTGCCTTTCCGATCACGATGACCATTTTTTCACAAGGGGCGGACGCGATCTACTACACCACCGATGGATCAGACCCGACGACGGCGGGCGCCCAAAACACCACAAAAGTAGTTGGAGCGTCGGCAGAGATTTCAGTTACCAGTAATATCACCCTAAAGGCCATTGCCACACGGTCCGGGTATTACGATAGTGCCATTGCCAGTGCGAGCTGCACGGTGCCGGTTTCGACAGACAGCTTTGCCAGAACCGCGGCTTCTGATAACACAGCGACTTTTAGCTGGCCGGCTCAAACCGGGGCGACATCGGTAAAAGTGCAACAGAAACCAACTGCTGGGACGAGTTGGAGCGATTCGACCGCCACAGCATCACTGGATGGAAATTCCACCACGGCGACGATCACCGGACTCACATCCCTGACAGCCTACGATTTCAGACTGCTGGTGACCGGAGGGACAACCCCCGGGGTTTCCAATACGGTATCGGTGACAACCCCCCAATCGGTGACGGGTGTTTCAGTCAATCCGACAACAGCCACGGTTAACATAGGTGCCACTACCCAGTTAGCAGCCACGGTAGCACCGACCGATGCTACCGATAAAGAAGTTAGCTGGTCATCCGGAAATGAAGCAGTTGCCACGGTGGACAATACCGGAAAGGTCACAGCAAAAACAATAGGAACAGCTACGATTACGGTTACCACAACAGATGTTAGTAAAACTGCAGATTGTGCAGTGACGGTGACCTATAATCCAGTTACAAAACTGGAACTTGACGCAGTTAAGGTGCCGTTTAACGGCGAAACACCGGTGACAGCCATCACCGATGACCAGTATACCGGGACGGTGAGCTGGAAAGATGGGGACAGTACCCCTGTCGCCACCGATGAAAAATTTGACGGCACAAAAGCCTATACCGCCACCATCACCCTGGACGCCAAGCCGAGCTATGGGTTTACCGGCAGTCCGGCCTTTACGGTGACAGGAGCCGATACGGTCACGCAAACCATTGATAGTGACAAAAAATCAACAACGATTACGGCTGTGTATAATGCCAAGGATCAGTTTAGAATAACTAATGGGGTGCTCACCGCCTACTCTGGGCCCGGCGGCGTTGTGACCATTCCCGCCAGTGTCACTGCCATTGGCACGAGTGCGTTTGAAAATTGTAAAAACCTTACCGCTGTGACATTTACAACGCCTTCAACTCTGCAAACCATTGATGACCGTGCTTTTGAAGGCTGTGAAAACCTAAGCACCATCGAGATTCCTAAGAATGTCGAAACCATTGGTGCAAGTGCGTTTTATTATTGTCCAAAACTTGCCACCGTGACGTTTGCTGCGGATTCACTATTGAAAACCATAGGCGATAGCGCTTTTAAAGGCTGTTTTATCCTAAGTACCATCGCGATTCCTAAGAATGTCACAATCATCGATAAGAATGCTTTTGATAGTTGTGGTACACTTACCTCCGTAGAATTTGCTGCGGGTTCACAATTGACAACCATTGCCAATGCAGCTTTTTTCTCTTGCCACTTAACGACCATCACGAACATCCCGGCCGGTGTCACAATCTCTGCCGCTTTACAAACCATGGGAACCAACAATTCAGCAGGGTTTATAACTGCCTATGCCAAAATCGGTGGCACCTACACCTATGATTCCAACACACACACCTGGACAAAACAACCATAA
- a CDS encoding PadR family transcriptional regulator, which produces MTRVLVLGILDVQPMSGYDIQQMLRLSDAERWGGVLIGSIYHALKKMEKEGLVAVDSIEQTGHRQKAIYKITATGQEHLQQLVGESLKASSVNYPSTLYSGLSFIEKISKEDALAALYQQRDQLKKEYEELENGLRLKNVAMSNHIPPMTTLVFDNMFAVVKQQQSFVENAIQLLESEK; this is translated from the coding sequence TTGACACGCGTACTTGTACTGGGAATTCTTGATGTGCAGCCCATGTCCGGATATGACATTCAGCAGATGCTGCGGTTGTCCGATGCCGAACGCTGGGGTGGCGTTCTAATTGGTTCCATTTATCATGCCCTCAAAAAAATGGAAAAAGAAGGGCTAGTTGCCGTCGACAGCATTGAACAAACCGGTCATCGCCAAAAAGCTATTTATAAAATTACTGCAACAGGCCAGGAACATTTACAGCAACTGGTGGGTGAATCCCTCAAAGCCTCTTCGGTGAATTATCCGTCGACCTTGTATTCAGGTTTGTCCTTTATCGAAAAGATTTCAAAGGAAGATGCCCTGGCCGCTCTCTATCAACAACGGGATCAGTTAAAAAAAGAATACGAGGAACTGGAAAATGGTTTACGTTTAAAAAATGTGGCGATGAGCAATCATATCCCCCCCATGACGACCCTGGTTTTTGATAACATGTTTGCCGTCGTTAAACAACAGCAATCATTTGTAGAAAATGCCATCCAATTGTTGGAATCAGAAAAATAA
- a CDS encoding amidohydrolase family protein: MTVSVISAGNFWDGLTDAPVGPREILVQDGVIQEIGSTVAAPPGAERIDLGDKLVMPGLIDAHVHITSRSELPGGFWSYSSAAKALYGAEALKIHLNNGFTTVRDCGDMDVTGYTIQDIKHAVDSGLIEGARLITSGHMISPRGGHMDLTTLLNPVCNATQNCLADGPNEIRSTVRNEIKWEADWIKFAASGGFSSPSDDPVYVAYTQEEMNVLVETAAQQDRPVAAHVMGDEAVKMAVTAGVRSIERQSGIARDD; the protein is encoded by the coding sequence ATGACAGTTTCAGTAATTTCAGCAGGCAATTTTTGGGATGGGCTGACCGATGCGCCAGTCGGTCCCCGGGAAATTTTAGTTCAAGACGGCGTGATTCAGGAAATCGGCAGCACCGTAGCGGCACCCCCGGGGGCCGAGCGGATCGATCTGGGCGACAAATTGGTGATGCCGGGTCTGATCGACGCCCATGTGCACATTACCTCGCGGTCCGAACTGCCCGGCGGGTTCTGGAGCTATTCCTCAGCAGCCAAGGCGCTTTACGGTGCCGAGGCCCTGAAAATCCACCTGAACAACGGTTTTACCACCGTCCGGGACTGCGGCGATATGGATGTGACCGGCTACACCATTCAGGATATCAAACATGCGGTTGATTCCGGCCTGATCGAAGGCGCCCGGCTAATCACCTCAGGTCATATGATTTCGCCCCGAGGCGGCCATATGGATCTGACCACCCTGCTTAATCCGGTTTGTAATGCCACCCAGAACTGTCTGGCGGACGGGCCAAACGAGATCCGCAGCACCGTCAGAAACGAAATCAAGTGGGAGGCCGACTGGATTAAGTTTGCCGCTTCCGGCGGATTTTCCAGCCCCTCGGATGACCCGGTTTATGTGGCCTATACCCAGGAAGAGATGAATGTTCTGGTGGAAACCGCTGCCCAGCAGGACCGCCCGGTGGCCGCCCATGTGATGGGCGATGAAGCCGTGAAAATGGCCGTGACAGCCGGGGTGCGATCGATTGAGCGGCAGTCTGGCATCGCAAGAGACGATTGA
- a CDS encoding ABC transporter ATP-binding protein, with product MNLISAKGLVKKFHQKNVINGIDFEIKQGEILALIGPNGVGKSTTIAMLLGILKPDQGHINYWRPDYRGYVGAQLQSTPFFEGYTTEENLKLFAALYHTKLTKDQIRVELENCHLSDAAKTPAVKLSLGQQKRLAIGVTNVHHPELVVLDEPSAGLDPRARHEIRAMIQTMAKNRQTVLFSSHDMDEVEQIADRLIFMNDGCIVDAGKPEELMEKHGVNNLEALYLKLTPSQFKGEHQ from the coding sequence ATGAATCTTATTTCTGCCAAGGGCCTGGTTAAAAAGTTTCATCAGAAAAATGTCATCAACGGCATTGATTTTGAAATTAAACAGGGCGAAATTCTGGCTTTGATCGGGCCAAATGGGGTGGGAAAATCCACCACTATTGCGATGCTGCTGGGTATTCTAAAACCGGATCAAGGCCACATCAACTACTGGCGCCCCGACTACCGGGGATACGTGGGAGCCCAGCTGCAATCCACCCCCTTTTTTGAAGGATATACCACTGAGGAAAACCTGAAACTTTTTGCGGCGCTCTACCATACCAAATTGACTAAGGATCAGATCCGGGTGGAGCTGGAAAACTGTCATTTATCCGATGCAGCCAAAACACCGGCTGTCAAACTATCACTGGGGCAGCAAAAACGGCTGGCCATCGGGGTGACCAATGTCCATCATCCGGAATTAGTTGTACTGGACGAACCTTCCGCCGGTTTGGATCCCCGAGCCCGACATGAAATCCGCGCGATGATTCAAACCATGGCCAAAAACCGGCAAACGGTTTTGTTTTCATCCCACGATATGGATGAGGTTGAACAAATTGCCGATCGTCTGATTTTCATGAATGACGGTTGCATTGTCGATGCCGGCAAACCGGAAGAACTGATGGAAAAACATGGAGTCAACAACCTGGAAGCCTTGTACTTAAAACTGACCCCATCACAATTTAAAGGAGAACACCAATGA
- a CDS encoding MBG domain-containing protein, whose amino-acid sequence MNVTIANGARGMSRVLLFATLLMLIWGATPVHASVYQVGINVIPQENMRYICEDANDLKNGYYAISTAAELQTFAGIVNKVVAPSGVTVILNTGDAVSTLDATNLSTNAKLTGDIDLSSVCGGSKGSWTPIGASIGPNTYPYQGVFDGQGYTVEHLDISASTNYQGLFGYVPAGTIKNLTVIGSITVAGSGNNTGGIAGGIFNPATIENCCSQVAISGSLRNAGGIAGLSNGGTIKNCRNVGLINGTSGDTVGGIAGWLGNSTVIDCENCAPVTGSKLVGGVAGYCSSMSSITNTFNTGTVTAINEGVGGICANLEYAANIANCYNTGALNEGGSSAESYAGGIVGYAENDTNFGPIVVNNCYNIGGIQANKNNVSTPEASAGTVVGKIGSHDSGAVNVSSCYWLDSLTLTNHGVSVNKNAVGGSYSSPPTSVTACGFFTAEQGQAVINTTGSGLGTTGTYALADALNIGATGNSTWKVDAAKNSGYPVFDSGGYTVVSAPPINTQPTDQSAFDGENFTLNLTATGVTGYQWFQLEMNSATLGGTAISTAAVDNASMVSQSVPGSYYYYCLVTAKNASGITATTRSNTVTVTVMDKPEASWVLTTGGTTDSGALAEAIAACNNNTTGGTITLNKSLTLTDPITISKAVTLLSDGNNQIVRGSGLAGSDMVAVTNEGNLTLGGSSANTLTLDGGAVWTGDDDPILGRGTTNLGITTSGSVVNNQGMVTMHDGVIIQNNARDGASNNSRAAVNNNAPATGKSAIFTMDGGTITGNYGWNAGAIYNNCGTITDTGLIARTILTISGGKIYGNQNALNTDIGAGGIQNNGTFTLSGNAVITANKGYYSGGVDARLKMTMTGGTITGNEGLYCGGLGQGITSENQQLELTGGTITGNNATGSNTDGNTAGGLLPSKVSESTFNISGNPVVTGNTVGGTISQSGGVYTATGGTPVNMGLMYTTDFKTPVAVNGTLTNGADIGVSLLTFSGSDNVVPTPGIPVIVAVLGAPVMDASSYLAYFSSDNSSYNIAKDGNNLVLKVRTPVDISGSITGRAYNGQPIALDAAPVIKKAGTSDAVAIANLTYLYISTDGKGYSNAVAPKNAGAYQLVISVPIGNLDYTGSSTAIPFSISQQPVTVTAQSDTINVGAEAPVYQFNADGLVSGEFLTNVVFNCTYLKNDSTKGITGTYPIVPSGGTISDNYLLSYTPGTLTVNANSSGGGGGGYTPPATPVMPGITVNPGTITFDPSGNLAVDITGAPAGSVIYYSLDGITFTTTPPAMENAGEHKVYLKITCPGYQDYTTQTTVLVEKHEAPVIPELSLPVTGGQQSGSTDLGTLLPTNRGETHFWLGPFSDPRGILSGPPTIDQLGHLTYGFLNPLSASGEQVTASAETTALTATITVLVSMENYADTAINVVIGDSPAAAIGVQYQTHVQDYGWENDWTTDGNLSGTYGQSKRLEALKVELTGDVPAGATIDTEVHVQNQGNLGPFAMGTEAGTTGLGLRLENICLTLKNLPGYTLLYNVHVQNQGWLRDENDSSSWFKSGETAGTSTLSLRLEGIRIKLVKSE is encoded by the coding sequence ATGAACGTGACGATTGCAAACGGAGCCCGAGGGATGAGCAGAGTGCTGCTGTTCGCTACCCTGCTGATGCTAATATGGGGGGCAACGCCGGTCCATGCATCGGTTTATCAGGTGGGCATTAATGTCATTCCGCAGGAAAACATGCGTTATATCTGTGAAGATGCAAACGACTTAAAAAATGGTTATTATGCCATCAGCACGGCGGCCGAGCTGCAGACCTTTGCCGGAATTGTCAATAAGGTGGTTGCGCCTTCCGGTGTCACGGTTATTTTGAACACGGGTGATGCGGTATCGACGCTGGATGCAACGAATCTGTCTACCAATGCCAAACTGACCGGCGATATTGATTTGAGCAGTGTCTGTGGTGGTAGTAAGGGCAGCTGGACGCCCATCGGTGCGAGTATCGGACCGAATACTTACCCATACCAAGGGGTTTTTGACGGCCAGGGTTATACGGTCGAGCATCTTGATATCAGTGCATCAACTAACTACCAGGGGCTGTTTGGATATGTACCTGCGGGTACCATCAAAAATCTGACCGTCATCGGTAGCATCACGGTTGCAGGTTCAGGTAATAATACTGGCGGCATCGCGGGTGGTATTTTCAACCCTGCAACCATTGAAAACTGCTGTAGTCAGGTGGCAATCAGCGGCAGTTTACGCAACGCCGGTGGCATCGCAGGCCTGTCTAACGGTGGGACTATCAAGAATTGCCGCAATGTAGGATTGATTAATGGAACAAGTGGGGATACTGTTGGCGGAATAGCAGGATGGCTTGGAAACAGTACAGTCATTGATTGTGAAAATTGCGCACCGGTCACCGGCAGCAAGCTTGTGGGGGGCGTTGCCGGATATTGCTCCTCAATGAGTTCGATTACAAACACATTCAATACGGGTACTGTGACGGCGATAAACGAAGGCGTCGGGGGCATTTGTGCGAATTTAGAGTATGCTGCAAATATTGCCAATTGCTATAATACCGGGGCTTTGAATGAAGGCGGCAGCAGTGCAGAATCTTATGCCGGGGGGATTGTCGGTTATGCTGAGAATGACACTAATTTTGGGCCGATTGTTGTCAATAATTGCTATAATATTGGTGGTATTCAAGCAAATAAAAATAACGTCAGCACTCCCGAAGCCAGTGCCGGGACAGTGGTTGGCAAAATTGGTAGTCATGATTCTGGTGCGGTGAATGTGTCTTCCTGTTACTGGCTGGATTCCCTGACACTGACAAATCATGGAGTTTCAGTTAATAAAAATGCGGTTGGTGGAAGCTATAGTTCACCGCCAACATCTGTAACGGCTTGCGGTTTCTTTACGGCAGAGCAAGGACAGGCGGTCATCAATACAACAGGATCAGGATTAGGTACAACCGGCACGTATGCCCTGGCGGATGCTTTGAATATCGGGGCGACTGGCAATTCAACCTGGAAGGTAGACGCCGCTAAAAACAGCGGCTACCCGGTCTTTGATTCCGGTGGTTATACGGTGGTGTCAGCACCACCAATAAACACTCAGCCAACGGACCAGTCTGCCTTTGACGGTGAAAACTTTACCCTCAACCTGACGGCCACTGGGGTAACGGGCTATCAGTGGTTTCAGTTGGAAATGAATAGTGCCACGCTTGGCGGGACGGCAATCAGCACAGCAGCAGTTGACAACGCCAGTATGGTTTCACAATCGGTGCCGGGGAGCTATTATTATTACTGCCTGGTCACGGCGAAGAATGCCAGTGGTATCACCGCTACCACCAGAAGCAATACCGTTACGGTGACGGTGATGGACAAACCAGAAGCCAGCTGGGTATTAACGACTGGCGGGACGACCGACAGCGGGGCGCTGGCAGAGGCCATTGCCGCCTGCAATAATAATACCACCGGCGGTACCATTACGTTAAACAAAAGCCTGACCTTGACTGACCCAATCACCATCAGCAAAGCTGTTACCCTGCTTTCCGATGGCAATAATCAAATCGTCCGGGGAAGTGGTCTGGCTGGCAGTGACATGGTTGCCGTTACGAATGAGGGGAACCTGACCCTTGGCGGAAGCAGTGCCAACACCCTGACCCTGGATGGCGGGGCGGTCTGGACTGGTGATGATGATCCGATTCTGGGCCGGGGAACCACAAATTTGGGGATTACAACCAGTGGCTCGGTTGTCAATAATCAGGGAATGGTTACGATGCACGACGGCGTGATTATTCAGAATAATGCCCGTGATGGCGCGTCTAATAACAGTCGTGCTGCGGTCAATAATAATGCGCCGGCGACAGGAAAATCGGCAATCTTCACGATGGATGGTGGGACCATCACCGGCAATTACGGCTGGAATGCCGGAGCGATATACAATAACTGTGGCACTATCACTGACACCGGACTTATTGCCAGGACCATTCTGACTATTTCTGGCGGTAAAATTTACGGCAATCAGAATGCCTTGAATACCGATATTGGCGCCGGCGGAATTCAAAACAATGGCACCTTTACTTTATCCGGCAATGCAGTGATCACGGCCAATAAAGGTTATTATTCAGGTGGGGTCGATGCCAGATTGAAAATGACTATGACCGGTGGCACCATCACCGGCAATGAAGGGCTTTATTGTGGGGGGCTGGGTCAAGGGATTACCTCAGAGAACCAACAACTGGAACTAACCGGTGGCACCATCACCGGAAATAATGCCACTGGCTCAAATACAGATGGTAACACTGCTGGAGGACTGCTCCCCAGCAAAGTCTCAGAAAGCACCTTTAATATCAGCGGCAATCCGGTGGTCACTGGAAATACCGTCGGTGGAACCATCAGCCAGTCAGGCGGCGTTTATACAGCAACCGGCGGAACCCCTGTTAATATGGGATTAATGTACACAACTGATTTTAAAACGCCAGTCGCCGTCAATGGGACATTAACCAACGGTGCTGACATTGGAGTTTCATTATTGACCTTTTCGGGGAGCGACAATGTGGTACCCACCCCAGGGATTCCGGTGATTGTAGCTGTTCTGGGAGCACCAGTGATGGATGCATCATCCTATCTGGCTTATTTTTCATCCGACAACAGTAGCTACAATATCGCCAAGGATGGGAACAATCTGGTCCTGAAGGTCAGAACCCCGGTTGATATCAGTGGCAGCATCACGGGCAGAGCCTATAACGGCCAGCCGATTGCGCTGGACGCAGCTCCGGTGATTAAAAAAGCCGGAACGTCGGATGCTGTTGCTATTGCCAATCTAACCTATCTCTATATCAGCACCGATGGTAAGGGCTACAGCAATGCGGTGGCGCCGAAAAATGCCGGTGCCTACCAGCTAGTGATTTCCGTGCCAATCGGTAATCTGGATTATACCGGTAGTTCGACGGCGATTCCATTTTCCATCAGCCAGCAGCCGGTAACGGTCACGGCCCAAAGCGATACCATCAACGTCGGGGCCGAGGCACCGGTTTATCAGTTTAACGCTGACGGGCTGGTTTCGGGTGAGTTCCTGACCAATGTGGTATTTAACTGCACCTATTTAAAAAATGATAGTACCAAAGGGATTACCGGAACCTATCCGATTGTTCCCAGTGGCGGTACCATTAGTGATAATTACCTCCTTTCCTATACTCCCGGAACCCTGACGGTTAATGCAAACAGTTCTGGGGGCGGTGGTGGCGGTTACACCCCACCGGCAACGCCGGTAATGCCGGGCATCACTGTCAATCCTGGTACCATTACCTTTGATCCCTCTGGTAATCTGGCCGTGGACATCACCGGGGCTCCGGCTGGTTCGGTCATCTATTACAGTCTGGACGGGATCACCTTTACCACCACGCCGCCGGCCATGGAAAATGCTGGGGAACACAAGGTTTATCTTAAAATCACTTGTCCGGGTTATCAGGACTACACCACCCAAACCACGGTTTTGGTTGAGAAACACGAAGCACCGGTCATCCCCGAGCTTAGCCTTCCGGTTACCGGGGGCCAGCAGTCTGGCTCAACCGATCTGGGCACGCTGCTGCCGACAAACCGGGGCGAAACCCATTTCTGGCTGGGGCCATTTAGTGATCCCAGGGGTATTTTAAGTGGACCACCCACCATTGATCAGTTGGGACACCTCACCTATGGGTTCCTCAACCCGCTATCAGCCAGTGGGGAACAGGTCACGGCGTCGGCGGAAACGACAGCCTTGACAGCTACCATTACCGTGCTGGTGAGCATGGAAAACTACGCTGATACCGCCATTAACGTGGTCATTGGTGACAGTCCGGCCGCAGCCATCGGCGTCCAGTACCAGACCCATGTTCAGGACTACGGCTGGGAAAATGACTGGACCACCGATGGAAACCTATCGGGAACTTACGGTCAGTCCAAACGGCTGGAAGCTCTGAAAGTGGAGCTGACCGGCGATGTTCCGGCTGGCGCAACGATTGACACTGAAGTCCATGTGCAGAATCAGGGCAATCTGGGACCCTTTGCCATGGGCACCGAAGCCGGAACGACTGGATTAGGCCTGCGGTTGGAAAACATCTGTCTGACCCTGAAAAATCTGCCCGGCTATACCCTTTTGTACAATGTTCATGTGCAGAATCAGGGCTGGCTGCGAGACGAAAACGACAGCAGCAGCTGGTTTAAATCCGGTGAAACCGCTGGCACATCGACCCTGAGCCTGCGGCTGGAAGGGATTCGGATTAAGCTGGTGAAGAGCGAATAA